One Amycolatopsis thermophila DNA segment encodes these proteins:
- a CDS encoding TetR/AcrR family transcriptional regulator produces METQKPLTPAAERILEVAGKLFYDNGIHAVGVDTIAAEAGVTKKTLYDRFGSKAELIALYLRRRDERWRERVRAFADPRATPERRLLRVFDALADWMRTENARGCAFVNAHAELPAADHPGRQVIAESKRWLLDYLRGLATEAGVRRPGRLAEELLILVEGATVAASLGVAPTAVATAKRLAKGLLQEAAE; encoded by the coding sequence GTGGAGACGCAGAAGCCGCTGACCCCGGCCGCCGAACGCATCCTCGAGGTCGCCGGGAAACTGTTCTACGACAACGGGATCCACGCGGTCGGCGTGGACACCATCGCCGCCGAGGCCGGCGTCACCAAGAAAACCCTGTACGACCGGTTCGGCTCGAAGGCCGAGCTGATCGCGCTCTACCTGCGCCGCCGCGACGAGCGGTGGCGGGAGCGGGTGCGGGCGTTCGCGGACCCGCGCGCGACGCCGGAGCGTCGCCTCCTGCGGGTGTTCGATGCGTTGGCCGACTGGATGCGGACCGAGAACGCGCGGGGCTGCGCCTTCGTGAACGCGCACGCGGAGCTACCCGCGGCTGATCACCCAGGGCGGCAGGTGATCGCGGAGTCGAAGCGGTGGCTGCTGGACTACCTGCGCGGGCTCGCGACGGAGGCCGGGGTGCGGCGGCCGGGTCGGTTGGCGGAGGAGCTGTTGATCCTCGTGGAGGGTGCGACGGTGGCGGCTTCGCTGGGGGTGGCGCCGACAGCGGTGGCGACGGCGAAGCGGCTGGCGAAGGGGTTGCTGCAGGAGGCGGCTGAGTGA
- a CDS encoding sigma-70 family RNA polymerase sigma factor has translation MDDDEITRHAFAAARGDRVAAERFVSGTQRQLHRLLTYLSDPGVAEDLTQETYLRAFAALPSFAGRSPARMWLLSIGKRVAADHLRTARRRPRTSQVEDWVAAAEQGGARTPDHGRLVVLRKLVADLEPERREAFVLTQVIGLSYAEAAQVCECAIGTIRSRVFRAREDLTAAMSVHDPAASLG, from the coding sequence GTGGACGACGACGAGATCACCCGGCACGCGTTCGCGGCGGCGCGCGGCGATCGGGTGGCCGCCGAACGCTTCGTGTCCGGCACGCAGCGGCAGCTGCACCGGTTGCTGACCTACTTGTCGGATCCCGGCGTAGCGGAGGACCTGACGCAGGAGACGTACCTGCGGGCTTTCGCGGCGCTGCCGTCGTTCGCCGGGCGGTCGCCCGCGCGGATGTGGTTGTTGTCGATCGGGAAGCGGGTCGCGGCCGATCACCTGCGCACCGCGCGGCGCCGGCCGCGGACGAGCCAGGTCGAGGACTGGGTGGCGGCCGCCGAGCAGGGCGGCGCCCGGACGCCGGACCACGGTCGCCTCGTCGTGCTGCGGAAGCTGGTGGCGGACCTGGAACCCGAGCGGCGCGAGGCGTTCGTGCTGACGCAGGTCATCGGGCTGTCCTACGCCGAGGCGGCCCAGGTGTGCGAGTGCGCCATCGGAACGATCCGGTCGAGGGTGTTCCGGGCGCGGGAGGACCTGACGGCCGCGATGAGCGTCCACGACCCGGCGGCGTCCCTCGGCTGA
- a CDS encoding zf-HC2 domain-containing protein, with protein MDCATAREAISATLDGEDPGVDPSALDRHVTSCPACLTWQDDAAAVTRLARLEPAGATPDVAPRVLGHRPVPSGSAKSDWPRWSLAIAAVAQLSLVVSLLFLPPGMGGAMAVQPGSHLEHEAAAFNFAIAIALLWAAAKPRQARAQLPVLLSFTALLVGLSLLDLIGGRVGWPRLGTHLPLLFGVFCAVLIARRGGRRPDPADHGHETVDGRPTRSSRHQPPAARRNVA; from the coding sequence ATGGACTGTGCGACCGCGCGCGAGGCGATCTCGGCCACCCTCGACGGCGAGGACCCCGGCGTGGACCCGTCCGCGCTGGACCGGCACGTCACCTCCTGCCCGGCCTGCCTGACCTGGCAGGACGACGCGGCCGCGGTCACCAGGCTCGCCCGCCTGGAACCGGCCGGGGCCACGCCCGACGTCGCGCCACGCGTACTCGGCCACCGGCCCGTACCGTCCGGCTCGGCGAAGTCGGACTGGCCGCGCTGGTCACTGGCGATCGCGGCAGTCGCCCAGCTCTCGCTGGTCGTGTCCCTGCTGTTCCTGCCGCCCGGGATGGGCGGCGCGATGGCGGTCCAGCCCGGATCACACCTCGAGCACGAGGCGGCGGCGTTCAACTTCGCCATCGCGATCGCCCTGCTGTGGGCGGCCGCGAAACCCCGCCAGGCCCGGGCCCAGCTGCCGGTGCTGCTCAGCTTCACGGCCCTGCTGGTGGGGTTGTCGCTGCTGGACCTGATCGGCGGCCGTGTCGGCTGGCCGCGCCTCGGCACGCATCTACCGCTGCTGTTCGGGGTGTTCTGCGCGGTGCTGATCGCCCGGCGCGGCGGTCGCCGACCGGACCCGGCCGACCACGGCCACGAAACCGTGGACGGGCGGCCTACCCGGTCCAGCCGGCATCAGCCCCCGGCGGCGCGGCGCAACGTGGCCTGA
- a CDS encoding helix-turn-helix transcriptional regulator, protein MVDQAELGAFLKARRAALDPQDLGLPQGVTRRRVAGLRREELAQLAGISVDYLTRLEQGRARNVSDEVLDSLARALRFTPDERRYLHNLATPRRKRPVRSPAQQVRPALQQLLDAMAVPAFILGRYLDVLTWNPMGGAIAFDFGSVPPEERNMPKLIFLNEDEARVLHPEFDQVCQDLVANLRAEAGRCPDDPRLAQLIGELSLGSDLFRRLWAGHRVREKAHGHKLIRNPLVGDLHLRYETLRLPDEPDQALVTYTAEPGSESERALELLAAWVSTDHLDQATLRRAAGG, encoded by the coding sequence ATGGTCGATCAAGCCGAACTGGGCGCGTTCCTCAAGGCCCGGCGTGCCGCGCTGGACCCGCAGGACCTGGGCCTGCCGCAGGGGGTGACCCGTCGGCGGGTCGCCGGGCTGCGCCGGGAGGAACTGGCCCAGCTGGCTGGCATCAGCGTCGACTACCTGACCCGGTTGGAGCAGGGGCGCGCGCGGAACGTGTCCGACGAGGTGCTCGATTCACTCGCCCGTGCATTGCGATTCACTCCGGACGAGCGCCGGTACCTGCACAACCTCGCGACGCCACGTCGCAAGCGGCCGGTGCGCTCTCCGGCGCAGCAGGTGCGCCCGGCGTTGCAGCAGTTGCTGGACGCCATGGCGGTGCCCGCGTTCATCTTGGGCCGCTACCTGGACGTGCTGACCTGGAACCCGATGGGCGGGGCGATCGCCTTCGACTTCGGCTCGGTGCCGCCGGAGGAGCGCAACATGCCGAAGCTGATCTTCCTCAACGAGGACGAGGCGCGCGTCCTGCACCCCGAGTTCGACCAGGTCTGCCAGGACCTGGTGGCCAACCTGCGCGCCGAGGCCGGCCGGTGCCCCGACGACCCGCGTCTGGCCCAGCTGATCGGCGAGCTGTCGCTGGGCAGCGACCTGTTCCGCCGGCTCTGGGCCGGACACCGCGTGCGGGAGAAGGCCCACGGGCACAAGCTGATCCGCAACCCGCTGGTGGGCGATCTGCACCTGCGATACGAGACGTTGCGCCTGCCGGACGAGCCCGACCAGGCGCTGGTCACCTACACCGCGGAGCCCGGTTCGGAGTCCGAACGGGCACTGGAGTTGCTCGCCGCCTGGGTGTCCACCGATCACCTCGATCAGGCCACGTTGCGCCGCGCCGCCGGGGGCTGA
- a CDS encoding class II fumarate hydratase codes for MAEQEYRIEHDTMGEVRVPVDALYRAQTQRAVENFPISGRGLERAQIRALGLLKAAAARVNARFGVLDADLAEAIAQAADEVAEGKHDEHFPIDVFQTGSGTSSNMNANEVIATLASRALGSDVHPNDHVNASQSSNDTFPTTIHIAATEAVLADVIPALKHLAETIETRAGEWQDIVKSGRTHLMDAVPITLGQEAGAWAAQVRFGIERLESGLGRLGELPIGGTAVGSGLNAPEGFGAAVAGELAKVTGLPLTEARNHFEAQASQDSVVETSGHLRTVAVSLAKIANDLRWLGSGPRTGLAELQLPDLQPGSSIMPGKVNPVIPEATLQVVAQVIGNDAAVAYAGSQGNFQLNVNLPVIARNVLESARLLAAVSRLLADKVIAGITVNEERTRAYAEGSPSIVTPLNSYIGYEEAAAVAKQALKELKTIREVVIERGYIEQGKLTEAQLDEALDVLRMARGGK; via the coding sequence ATGGCTGAACAGGAATACCGGATCGAACACGACACGATGGGCGAGGTGAGGGTGCCCGTCGACGCGCTGTACCGGGCCCAGACCCAGCGCGCCGTCGAGAACTTCCCGATCTCCGGCCGCGGCCTCGAGCGCGCCCAGATCCGCGCGCTCGGCCTGCTCAAAGCCGCCGCGGCGCGGGTCAACGCCCGCTTCGGCGTGCTCGACGCCGATCTGGCGGAAGCGATCGCGCAGGCCGCCGACGAGGTGGCTGAGGGCAAGCACGACGAGCACTTCCCCATCGACGTGTTCCAGACCGGCTCCGGCACGTCGTCGAACATGAACGCCAACGAGGTCATCGCGACGCTGGCGAGCCGCGCGCTGGGCAGCGACGTGCACCCGAACGACCACGTCAACGCCTCGCAGTCGTCGAACGACACGTTCCCGACGACGATCCACATCGCCGCCACCGAGGCCGTGCTGGCCGACGTCATCCCGGCGCTGAAGCACCTCGCCGAGACGATCGAAACGCGCGCCGGCGAGTGGCAGGACATCGTCAAGTCCGGCCGCACGCACCTGATGGACGCCGTGCCGATCACGCTCGGCCAGGAGGCCGGGGCGTGGGCGGCGCAGGTCCGGTTCGGCATCGAGCGGCTGGAGTCCGGGCTGGGCCGGCTCGGTGAACTGCCGATCGGCGGCACCGCGGTCGGGTCCGGCCTGAACGCGCCGGAGGGCTTCGGCGCCGCGGTGGCCGGCGAGCTGGCGAAGGTCACCGGCCTGCCGCTGACCGAGGCGCGCAACCACTTCGAGGCGCAGGCCAGCCAGGACAGCGTGGTCGAGACCTCGGGACACCTGCGGACGGTGGCGGTGTCGCTGGCCAAGATCGCCAACGACCTGCGCTGGCTGGGTTCCGGCCCGCGCACCGGCCTGGCCGAGCTGCAGCTGCCGGACCTGCAGCCCGGGTCGTCGATCATGCCGGGCAAGGTCAACCCGGTCATCCCGGAGGCGACGCTGCAGGTGGTCGCGCAGGTGATCGGGAACGACGCGGCGGTGGCCTACGCCGGTTCGCAGGGCAACTTCCAGCTCAACGTGAACCTGCCGGTGATCGCGCGCAACGTGCTCGAGTCGGCGCGCCTGCTGGCCGCGGTGTCGCGCCTGCTCGCCGACAAGGTGATCGCCGGGATCACGGTCAACGAGGAGCGCACCAGGGCCTACGCCGAGGGTTCGCCGTCGATCGTGACGCCGCTGAACTCCTACATCGGCTACGAGGAGGCCGCGGCGGTCGCCAAGCAGGCTCTGAAGGAGCTGAAGACGATCCGCGAGGTCGTCATCGAGCGCGGGTACATCGAGCAGGGCAAGCTCACCGAGGCCCAGCTCGACGAGGCGCTCGACGTGCTCCGCATGGCGCGCGGCGGCAAGTGA
- a CDS encoding NAD(P)/FAD-dependent oxidoreductase — MDLSVDVLIVGAGPTGLFAAYYAGFRGLSMAVVDSLPEAGGQVTAMYPEKLIYDVGGFPAVRGRDLVKGLVEQAAPWNPRYLLGRKAEELRRGADGLDVVLDGGEVVHAGAVLITAGIGEFTPRPLPAGDGWLGRGMVHFVPSLDAHAGQDVVVVGGGDSAFDWVLALHPLAASVTLVHRRAKFRAAESIVGQARELGARIITDAEVTALREGPDGRLAEVEVQVKGAEPEVLPAQAVVAALGFTADLGPIENWGLDIHQRAIRVDSTMATGVERVFAAGDVAAYPGKVKLIATGFGEAATAVNNIAVTLDPEAHLFPGHSSNA; from the coding sequence ATGGATCTGTCAGTGGACGTGCTGATCGTCGGGGCGGGCCCGACCGGGTTGTTCGCCGCGTACTACGCCGGTTTCCGCGGGCTGTCGATGGCGGTGGTCGACTCGCTGCCGGAGGCCGGTGGCCAGGTCACCGCGATGTACCCGGAGAAACTGATCTACGACGTCGGCGGGTTTCCGGCGGTCCGCGGCCGCGACCTGGTCAAGGGCCTGGTCGAGCAGGCGGCGCCGTGGAACCCGCGGTACCTGCTCGGACGCAAGGCCGAGGAGCTGCGCCGCGGCGCCGACGGGCTCGACGTGGTCCTCGACGGCGGCGAGGTGGTGCACGCCGGGGCGGTGCTGATCACGGCCGGGATCGGTGAGTTCACCCCGCGCCCGCTGCCCGCCGGTGACGGCTGGCTGGGCCGCGGCATGGTCCACTTCGTGCCGTCGCTGGACGCGCACGCGGGTCAGGACGTCGTGGTGGTCGGCGGCGGCGACTCGGCGTTCGACTGGGTGCTGGCGCTGCACCCGCTCGCGGCGAGCGTGACACTCGTGCACCGGCGGGCGAAGTTCCGGGCCGCCGAGTCGATCGTCGGGCAGGCCCGCGAGCTGGGGGCGCGGATCATCACCGATGCCGAGGTCACGGCCCTGCGGGAGGGGCCGGACGGGCGGCTCGCCGAGGTCGAGGTGCAGGTCAAGGGTGCCGAGCCGGAGGTGCTGCCGGCCCAGGCCGTGGTGGCCGCGCTCGGGTTCACCGCCGACCTCGGACCGATCGAGAACTGGGGACTCGACATACACCAGCGCGCCATCCGCGTCGACTCGACGATGGCGACCGGCGTCGAGCGGGTCTTCGCCGCCGGGGACGTCGCCGCCTACCCGGGCAAGGTCAAGCTCATCGCCACCGGGTTCGGCGAGGCCGCGACCGCGGTCAACAACATCGCCGTCACCCTCGATCCCGAGGCCCACCTGTTCCCCGGGCACTCCAGCAACGCCTGA
- a CDS encoding S1 family peptidase, translated as MKRLLLIAAACLLALGTVAQQAAARPDLVGGVSADQNYSFVASLQTSAGRHFCGASLIAPQWLLTAAHCVSDQTPDAVTARIGSNDRTQGGEVAKPDRLIVHPNYNPSGAGGDIALIHLAAPVQAAPVGLGTSTAAGTSVRLLGWGQTCPTPGCGAAPVDLQQLDTSLVDATRCASMDAATELCTDSPGGKSGACYGDSGGPELVRAGDRWLLLGLTSRSGNNDPACTTAPSIYTSAVAYTQWIASQTAPPPPPAPPPPPAPAPTPAPSPTPAPAPTPAPSPSPAPNPGPAPAPSPSPTPTPTSTPAPPA; from the coding sequence GTGAAACGCCTCCTGCTGATCGCCGCCGCCTGTCTGCTCGCCCTGGGCACGGTCGCGCAGCAGGCGGCGGCCCGGCCGGACCTGGTCGGCGGCGTGTCCGCCGACCAGAACTACTCGTTCGTGGCGTCGCTGCAGACCTCTGCGGGACGGCACTTCTGCGGCGCGTCGCTGATCGCGCCGCAGTGGCTGCTGACCGCGGCGCACTGCGTGTCCGACCAGACCCCGGACGCGGTCACGGCCCGGATCGGCAGCAACGACCGCACCCAGGGCGGTGAGGTCGCCAAGCCGGACCGGCTGATCGTGCACCCGAACTACAACCCGAGCGGCGCGGGCGGCGACATCGCCCTGATCCACCTGGCCGCACCGGTGCAGGCCGCGCCGGTCGGGCTCGGCACGTCGACCGCGGCCGGCACCTCGGTGCGGCTGCTCGGCTGGGGCCAGACCTGCCCCACGCCCGGCTGCGGTGCGGCGCCGGTCGACCTGCAGCAACTGGACACCAGTCTGGTCGACGCGACGCGCTGCGCATCGATGGACGCCGCCACCGAGCTGTGCACGGACTCGCCCGGCGGCAAGTCCGGCGCCTGCTACGGCGACTCGGGCGGCCCGGAACTGGTGCGGGCCGGCGACCGGTGGCTGCTGCTGGGCCTGACCAGCCGCTCCGGCAACAACGACCCGGCCTGCACGACCGCACCCTCGATCTACACCTCGGCCGTGGCGTACACGCAGTGGATCGCCTCGCAGACGGCGCCGCCGCCACCACCGGCGCCGCCGCCACCACCGGCGCCGGCGCCCACTCCAGCGCCGTCGCCGACACCGGCTCCGGCGCCCACTCCGGCTCCGTCGCCGAGCCCGGCGCCCAACCCGGGACCGGCTCCCGCACCGTCGCCGAGCCCCACACCGACTCCGACCTCGACTCCGGCGCCGCCCGCGTAG
- the glpX gene encoding class II fructose-bisphosphatase translates to MTSGTPSPSSTRRKEAPDRNLAMELVRVTEAAAMAAGRWVGKGDKNAGDGAAVDAMRQLISTVSMRGVVVIGEGEKDEAPMLYNGEEVGNGDGPACDVAVDPIDGTTLMSKGMPNALAVLAVAERGAMFDPSAVFYMEKLAVGPEAAGVVDLSAPVAENIRRVAKAKHTEVSDVTVCILDRPRHEQLVKEVREAGARIRFISDGDVAGAIAAARPTTGVDMLFGIGGTPEGIITACAMKCLGGELQGRLWPKDDAEREKAIGAGHDLDRVLTTDDLVRGDNVFFCATGVTDGDLLRGVHYRSGGATTQSIVMRSKSGTVRLIDGYHRLTKLRAYSSVDFDGVLTGTPDDDVVPPLP, encoded by the coding sequence ATGACCAGCGGCACCCCGTCCCCGAGCTCGACCAGACGCAAGGAAGCGCCGGATCGCAACCTCGCGATGGAGCTGGTCCGCGTCACCGAGGCCGCGGCGATGGCCGCGGGACGCTGGGTCGGCAAGGGCGACAAGAACGCCGGCGACGGCGCGGCCGTCGACGCGATGCGGCAGCTGATCTCGACCGTCTCGATGCGCGGCGTCGTCGTCATCGGTGAGGGCGAGAAGGACGAAGCCCCGATGCTCTACAACGGCGAAGAGGTGGGCAACGGGGACGGCCCGGCCTGCGACGTCGCCGTGGACCCGATCGACGGCACGACGCTGATGTCGAAGGGCATGCCGAACGCGCTGGCCGTCCTCGCGGTCGCCGAGCGCGGCGCGATGTTCGACCCGTCGGCGGTCTTCTACATGGAGAAGCTGGCGGTGGGCCCGGAGGCGGCGGGCGTGGTCGACCTGTCCGCGCCGGTCGCGGAGAACATCCGCCGGGTCGCCAAGGCCAAGCACACCGAGGTCTCCGACGTGACGGTCTGCATCCTCGACCGGCCGCGGCACGAGCAGCTGGTCAAGGAGGTCCGTGAGGCGGGCGCCCGGATCCGGTTCATCTCCGACGGTGACGTGGCCGGCGCGATCGCCGCGGCCCGCCCGACCACCGGTGTCGACATGCTGTTCGGCATCGGCGGCACGCCGGAGGGCATCATCACCGCGTGCGCGATGAAGTGCCTGGGCGGCGAGCTGCAGGGCCGGCTGTGGCCGAAGGACGACGCCGAGCGGGAGAAGGCGATCGGCGCCGGGCACGACCTGGACCGGGTGCTCACCACGGACGACCTGGTGCGCGGCGACAACGTGTTCTTCTGCGCGACCGGTGTCACCGACGGTGACCTGCTGCGCGGCGTGCACTACCGCTCCGGCGGCGCGACCACCCAGTCGATCGTCATGCGCTCCAAGTCGGGCACGGTGCGGTTGATCGACGGCTACCACCGCCTGACCAAGCTCCGCGCGTACTCCTCCGTCGACTTCGACGGCGTCCTGACCGGAACCCCCGACGACGATGTGGTGCCACCGCTGCCGTGA
- a CDS encoding exodeoxyribonuclease VII small subunit, whose product MTEELGYEQARDQLIEVVRELEAGGLSLEQSLTLWEKGEHLAKVCERHLEGARERIEDALKSVEDTDGATNGDEG is encoded by the coding sequence GTGACCGAAGAACTCGGCTATGAACAGGCCCGCGACCAGCTGATCGAGGTGGTCCGCGAGCTGGAGGCGGGCGGTCTGTCCCTGGAGCAGTCGCTGACGCTGTGGGAGAAGGGCGAGCACCTCGCCAAGGTCTGCGAGCGTCACCTGGAGGGGGCGCGCGAGCGCATCGAGGACGCGTTGAAGTCGGTCGAGGACACCGACGGCGCCACCAACGGCGACGAAGGGTGA
- the xseA gene encoding exodeoxyribonuclease VII large subunit, giving the protein MSAEPTSAENPWPVRTVARKIAEWINRLGQVWVEGQVTQINARPGTSTAFLTLRDPAADVSMTVTCPTGLLRGIDPPLRDGASVVVYAKPTFYLGRGTISLRATEIRAVGIGELLARIERLRRLLAAEGLFAKERKRRLPFLPKGIGLITGRASAAERDVLVNAHNRWPAAPFQVVNTAVQGVQAVPQIVKALRMLDADPSVEVIVIARGGGSVEDLLPFSDETLCRAVAAARTPVVSAIGHEPDTPLLDHVADVRCSTPTDAGKRVVPDVKEESERVRQMRDRARRALHGWVDTQCRLLDQLRSRPVLADPMGPVNRRADEIELHRERGRRAMLNLVSHEQAAISGARGRLTALGPAATLERGYAVVQYHDEAGNLQVLRHISEVAEGTPLRVRVVDGAVHAVTKSTEPGE; this is encoded by the coding sequence GTGAGCGCCGAACCCACCAGCGCCGAGAACCCGTGGCCGGTCCGCACGGTCGCGCGCAAGATCGCCGAGTGGATCAACCGGCTCGGCCAGGTCTGGGTCGAGGGCCAGGTGACCCAGATCAACGCCCGCCCCGGCACGTCGACCGCGTTCCTCACCCTGCGTGACCCGGCCGCCGACGTGTCCATGACCGTGACCTGCCCCACCGGCCTGCTGCGCGGCATCGACCCGCCGCTGCGCGACGGCGCCAGCGTGGTCGTCTACGCCAAGCCGACGTTCTACCTGGGCCGCGGCACCATCTCGCTGCGGGCCACCGAGATCCGCGCGGTCGGGATCGGTGAGCTGCTCGCGCGCATCGAACGCCTGCGCCGCCTGCTGGCCGCGGAGGGTCTGTTCGCGAAGGAGCGCAAACGTCGTCTGCCGTTCCTGCCCAAGGGCATCGGCCTGATCACCGGGCGCGCGTCGGCCGCCGAGCGGGACGTGCTGGTCAACGCGCACAACCGCTGGCCTGCCGCCCCGTTCCAGGTGGTCAACACCGCGGTGCAGGGCGTGCAGGCCGTGCCGCAGATCGTCAAGGCGCTGCGCATGCTGGACGCCGACCCGTCGGTCGAGGTCATCGTGATCGCGCGCGGCGGCGGCAGCGTCGAGGACCTGCTGCCCTTCTCCGACGAGACACTGTGCCGCGCCGTCGCCGCCGCCCGCACGCCCGTGGTCAGCGCGATCGGGCACGAACCGGACACCCCGCTGCTGGACCACGTCGCCGACGTGCGCTGCTCGACCCCGACCGACGCGGGCAAGCGTGTCGTGCCGGACGTCAAGGAGGAGTCCGAGCGCGTCCGGCAGATGCGCGACCGCGCCCGCCGCGCCCTGCACGGCTGGGTCGACACCCAGTGCCGCCTGCTGGACCAGCTGCGCAGCCGCCCGGTGCTGGCCGATCCGATGGGCCCGGTCAACCGCCGCGCGGATGAGATCGAGCTGCACCGGGAACGCGGCCGCCGCGCGATGCTGAACCTGGTCTCGCACGAGCAGGCCGCGATCTCCGGCGCGCGCGGCAGGCTGACCGCGCTCGGCCCGGCCGCGACGCTCGAGCGCGGGTACGCGGTCGTGCAATATCACGACGAGGCAGGCAACCTCCAGGTGCTCCGGCACATCTCCGAAGTGGCGGAGGGAACTCCGCTGCGCGTGCGCGTCGTCGACGGAGCGGTGCATGCGGTGACGAAGTCCACCGAACCAGGAGAGTAG